In Miscanthus floridulus cultivar M001 chromosome 5, ASM1932011v1, whole genome shotgun sequence, one genomic interval encodes:
- the LOC136454428 gene encoding uncharacterized protein, with the protein MRFFRPFPFVFIATPRFQKLDFPKFDGKLDPLAFFNRCKSYFHQQRIAAKEQVWMASYNLEGGAQMWLIQVQQDEGTPSWRNFSELLNLRFGPPIHSNPLRELMACKRTDTVAEYQDRFEAPLPRAGTLSETQRIQAFMVGPQLPLSHDVELHNP; encoded by the coding sequence ATGAGGTTTTTCCGTCCATTTCCATTCGTTTTCATCGCTACTCCCCGCTTCCAGAAGCTTGATttccccaagttcgatggcaaatTGGATCCGCTAGCGTTCTTCAATCGCTGCAAGTCCTACTTTCATCAGCAGCGCATCGCCGCGAAGGAACAAGTGTGGATGGCCTCCTACAATCTGGAAGGTGGCGCCCAGATGTGGCTCATCCAAGTCCAACAGGACGAAGGCACACCTTCATGGCGCAACTTCTCCGAGCTCTTGAACCTCAGGTTCGGGCCACCAATCCACTCCAATCCTCTCAGGGAACTGATGGCCTGCAAGCGAACCGACACTGTTGCTGAATACCAGGACCGGTTCGAGGCTCCGCTCCCACGTGCGGGCACACTCTCGGAGACGCAGCGCATCCAAGCCTTCATGGTCGGACCGCAGCTGCCTCTTAGTCACGATGTTGAGCTCCACAATCCCTAG